In the Geobacter sp. FeAm09 genome, one interval contains:
- a CDS encoding replication-associated recombination protein A yields MRPRNVAEFTGQEHLLGEGRILRRMIETDNLSSLIFWGPPGCGKTTLAHVIARETKSHFIFFSAILSGVKEIREIFREAEGYAARGARTILFVDEIHRFSKSQQDAFLPYVEKGVVTIIGATTENPSFEVIAPLLSRCRVLTLNQLDAATVGTILRQALNDAERGLGRLGLTADDDALVFLADQCGGDARIALNTLEVAAGITTDNVITIETVQEALQKKALLYDKGGEEHYNVISAFIKSLRGSDPDAALYWLARMLEAGEDPLFILRRMIIMASEDIGNADPRALQVAVSALQAFQFVGMPEGRITLGQAVVYLATAPKSNASYAGIDAALSEVRKSGALPVPLHIRNAPTKLMKELGYHKGYRYDHDYEEGYAGQECLPEKLAGQKFYEPKGHGYEKNILERMEWLRARRKKP; encoded by the coding sequence ATGCGCCCCCGGAACGTAGCCGAATTCACCGGACAGGAGCACCTTTTGGGCGAAGGGCGCATCCTGCGACGGATGATCGAGACCGACAACCTCTCCTCGCTGATCTTCTGGGGCCCTCCCGGATGCGGCAAGACTACCCTGGCCCACGTCATCGCACGGGAGACCAAGTCCCACTTCATCTTCTTTTCCGCCATCCTCTCGGGGGTCAAGGAGATCCGCGAGATCTTCCGCGAAGCGGAGGGGTACGCCGCCCGCGGCGCCCGCACCATCCTGTTCGTGGATGAGATCCACCGTTTCAGCAAATCCCAGCAGGACGCCTTTCTCCCCTACGTGGAAAAGGGGGTTGTCACCATCATCGGCGCCACCACCGAAAACCCCTCCTTCGAGGTCATCGCGCCGCTCCTCTCCCGCTGCCGCGTCCTGACCCTGAATCAACTGGACGCGGCCACGGTCGGAACCATCCTGCGCCAGGCGTTGAACGATGCGGAACGGGGACTCGGCCGCCTCGGGCTGACGGCCGACGATGACGCGCTCGTCTTCCTGGCCGACCAGTGCGGCGGCGACGCCCGCATAGCCTTGAACACCCTGGAGGTGGCAGCAGGGATTACGACAGACAACGTCATAACTATCGAGACCGTGCAGGAGGCCCTGCAAAAGAAGGCCCTGCTCTACGACAAGGGGGGAGAGGAGCATTACAACGTTATCTCCGCCTTCATCAAGTCCCTGCGCGGCAGCGATCCGGACGCGGCCCTCTACTGGCTGGCCCGCATGCTGGAGGCGGGGGAGGACCCGCTCTTCATCCTGCGGCGCATGATCATCATGGCCTCCGAGGACATCGGCAATGCCGACCCCCGGGCCCTGCAGGTGGCGGTGTCGGCCCTCCAGGCCTTCCAGTTCGTGGGGATGCCCGAAGGGCGCATCACCCTGGGCCAGGCGGTCGTCTACCTGGCAACGGCCCCCAAGTCGAACGCCTCCTACGCCGGCATCGACGCCGCCTTGTCCGAGGTGAGAAAGAGCGGCGCCCTCCCCGTTCCCCTGCACATCCGCAACGCCCCCACCAAGCTGATGAAGGAGTTGGGGTATCACAAGGGGTACCGCTACGACCACGACTACGAGGAAGGGTACGCCGGCCAGGAATGCCTGCCGGAGAAACTGGCCGGGCAAAAGTTCTACGAGCCCAAGGGGCACGGCTACGAGAAGAACATCCTGGAACGCATGGAGTGGCTGCGCGCCAGAAGGAAAAAACCATAG
- a CDS encoding glycogen/starch/alpha-glucan phosphorylase, which yields MNANHTTSAGEGKPTVTDLQRSFMRHLHYTLVKDKYSATKADLYLALAFAVRDMLAERWLDTQQSYYINDAKRVYYISMEFLMGRSLGNSLINLGIRDEWENALMEMGIDLEDIAGNEWDAGLGNGGLGRLAACFLDSMATMSLPAYGYGIRYEYGMFFQKIIDGGQYELPDNWLRYENPWEFGRQEHLHKIRYEGRVVESSGPAGEIRHSWVDTHDVMALAYDVPVPGYGNETVNTMRLWSAKSTREFELESFNRGNYVGAVESKMKTENISKVLYPADHMAEGKELRLRQEYFLASATVQDIFYRFSKKHDDLGLLPERVAIQLNDTHPTLAIPELMRILLDEKMLSWETAWDLSVKTFAYTNHTILPEALEKWPVRMLEGILPRHLQIVYLINDHFLKEAGARFPGDSDRLRRMSIVGEEGEKHIRMAYLAIVGSHSVNGVSALHSDILKDHLFSDFFALWPERFNNKTNGITQRRWLKHANPWLSDLISSTIGDAWVTNLDELQKLRPMAHDRDFQQQWAEVKRANKRRLADYIYRHNGIQVSPDSLFDCQTKRLHEYKRQLLNVLHVIARYNRIRANPGLNVPPRTVIFSGKAAPSYFMAKLIIRLINAVGEVVNNDPAANDLLKVVFLANYSVSLAELIFPAADLSEQISTAGTEASGTGNMKYALNGALTIGTLDGANIEIMEEVGRDNIFIFGMNAEQVEGLKRAGYRPGDYHARNPELQQALGMIADGTFSPGEPGLFKPIVDSLLGNDTYLLLADYASYVACQDEVDRLYRHPHEWTRTSILNTAGMGKFSSDRTIAEYAREIWGVKPENIGRHSRRDLA from the coding sequence ATGAACGCAAACCATACGACCTCTGCCGGTGAGGGGAAACCGACCGTAACCGACCTGCAGCGCTCCTTCATGCGGCATCTCCACTACACCCTGGTCAAGGACAAGTACTCGGCCACCAAGGCCGATCTCTACCTGGCCCTGGCCTTTGCCGTGCGGGACATGCTGGCGGAACGCTGGCTCGACACCCAGCAGTCCTATTACATCAATGACGCCAAGCGGGTCTATTACATCTCCATGGAGTTCCTGATGGGGCGCAGCCTGGGCAACAGCCTGATCAACCTGGGAATCAGGGATGAGTGGGAAAACGCCCTCATGGAGATGGGGATAGACCTGGAGGACATCGCCGGAAACGAGTGGGACGCGGGCCTGGGCAACGGCGGCCTGGGGCGACTGGCGGCATGTTTTCTCGACTCCATGGCCACCATGAGCCTGCCGGCCTACGGCTACGGCATCCGCTACGAGTACGGCATGTTCTTCCAGAAGATCATCGACGGCGGCCAGTACGAACTGCCGGACAACTGGCTCCGCTACGAAAACCCCTGGGAGTTCGGCCGTCAGGAGCATCTGCACAAGATCCGCTACGAAGGCCGGGTCGTTGAATCGAGCGGCCCGGCGGGGGAGATACGCCACTCGTGGGTCGATACCCACGACGTCATGGCCCTGGCCTACGACGTGCCGGTGCCGGGCTACGGCAACGAAACGGTCAACACCATGCGCCTGTGGAGCGCCAAATCCACCCGCGAATTCGAGCTGGAGTCCTTCAACCGGGGCAACTACGTCGGCGCGGTCGAATCCAAGATGAAGACCGAAAACATCTCCAAGGTGCTCTACCCGGCCGACCACATGGCCGAGGGGAAGGAGTTGCGCCTGCGCCAGGAGTACTTTCTGGCGTCGGCCACCGTGCAGGACATCTTTTACCGCTTCTCCAAGAAACACGACGACCTGGGCCTGCTGCCCGAACGGGTGGCGATCCAGCTCAACGACACCCACCCCACCCTGGCCATCCCGGAACTGATGCGCATCCTGCTGGACGAGAAGATGCTCTCCTGGGAAACGGCCTGGGATCTTTCCGTGAAGACCTTCGCCTACACCAACCACACCATCCTGCCCGAGGCCCTGGAAAAATGGCCGGTGCGCATGCTGGAGGGCATCCTGCCGCGCCATCTGCAGATCGTCTACCTGATCAACGACCATTTCCTCAAGGAAGCGGGGGCCCGGTTTCCCGGGGACAGCGACCGATTACGTCGCATGTCAATTGTGGGGGAAGAGGGGGAAAAACATATCCGCATGGCCTATCTGGCCATCGTCGGCAGCCACTCCGTCAACGGCGTGTCGGCACTGCACAGCGACATCCTGAAAGATCACCTGTTCAGCGACTTCTTCGCCCTCTGGCCGGAACGTTTCAACAACAAGACCAACGGCATCACCCAGCGGCGTTGGCTCAAACACGCCAACCCCTGGTTGTCGGACCTGATCTCGTCCACCATCGGCGACGCCTGGGTCACCAACCTGGATGAACTGCAAAAACTGCGGCCAATGGCCCACGACCGGGATTTTCAGCAGCAGTGGGCGGAGGTCAAACGCGCCAACAAACGGAGGCTGGCGGACTACATCTACCGGCACAACGGCATTCAGGTCTCGCCCGACTCCCTGTTCGACTGCCAGACCAAGCGCCTGCACGAATACAAGCGGCAACTGCTCAACGTGCTCCACGTCATCGCCCGCTATAACCGCATCAGGGCCAATCCGGGCCTGAACGTCCCTCCCCGCACGGTCATCTTCAGCGGCAAGGCGGCGCCATCCTATTTCATGGCCAAACTGATCATCCGCCTCATCAATGCCGTGGGAGAGGTGGTCAACAACGACCCGGCGGCCAACGACCTGCTCAAGGTGGTGTTCCTGGCCAATTACAGCGTTTCCCTGGCAGAGCTCATCTTCCCGGCAGCCGACCTGTCGGAGCAGATCTCCACCGCGGGGACCGAGGCGTCCGGCACCGGCAACATGAAGTACGCCCTGAACGGCGCCCTGACCATCGGCACCCTGGACGGCGCCAATATCGAGATCATGGAAGAGGTCGGCCGCGACAACATCTTCATCTTCGGCATGAACGCCGAACAGGTGGAGGGGCTGAAACGGGCCGGCTACCGTCCCGGCGACTATCATGCCCGCAACCCGGAGTTGCAGCAGGCCCTGGGCATGATCGCCGACGGCACGTTCTCGCCGGGCGAACCCGGTCTGTTCAAACCGATTGTGGATAGCCTGCTGGGCAACGACACCTACCTGCTCCTGGCCGACTACGCCTCCTATGTCGCCTGCCAGGACGAGGTTGACCGGCTCTACCGCCACCCCCACGAATGGACCCGCACATCGATCCTCAACACGGCCGGCATGGGGAAATTCTCCAGCGACCGCACCATCGCCGAGTATGCCCGGGAGATCTGGGGCGTCAAACCTGAAAATATCGGCCGTCACAGCCGGCGCGACCTGGCCTGA
- a CDS encoding beta strand repeat-containing protein translates to MTGLTNGTAYTFTVTATNSVGTGAASASSSSVTPKATQAITFANPGAQNFGTTPTLSATADSGLTVTFTSSTTGVCTITSGGTLTFLTTGTCTINADQAGNATYAAATTVTQPFAINAVAPGAPTGVTTTVSDGQATVTFSAPASNGGAAITGYTVVSTPAGGTDTNAGSTALSHVVTGLANGTAYTFTVTATNGAGTGSASAATTSATPRGNQAITFNNPGAQNFGSALTLSATTNAAGQTVAFSSSTTGVCTVSGTTATFVMAGTCTIKADAAATSSYLAAPTVTQSFSVNAVVPGAPTITSVTGGIGQAMVVFTAPASNGGAAITGYTVTSSPDNLTATALGSPITLNGVTNGTAYTFTVTATNSAGTGPASAPSTSFTPKGIQTITFAQPAAQSFGTTPTLAATASSGLTVTFTSSTTGVCTITGGGALTFLTTGTCTINAAQAGNAAYVAAATVTWSFNVAAVVPGAPTIGSASAGDTLASVTFTAPAFTGGSAVTSYTVTTNPGGLTATGTASPITVTGLTNGTAYTFTVTATNNVGTGAASAASSSVTPNPGPAVASVAVPANGTYKIGDNLDFTIIWDSVATVTGTPRMALVIGSSTVYATYMSGSGTTATLFRYTVTAGQSDSDGITVGALTLNGGTIRNSANSNATLTLTGVGNTSGVLVDTTAPTLPAVNIVVNNQSDPHKIVLTFNKALNATTIGAASAWAAAANGGAPIYAIAGAALTAANQVTLTLAAVDITTAATFITDSAANAHLRITPPATLADSVGNTYAAGQVTESGAAHILDTTPPVLASVGIGAATSTGGTMTAIASEKAKGYWIAVAGGATAPAVAQVKAGVAYGGVTVVADGTGALPAGSAGSIALNGLAPSTVYDIYLVAEDAAGNATAAVAKAVITTGAALKVSTLPDGAVTTDTTLNVSGTAGTPANLKSLTINGTSVAVAADGSFSYPVQLLAGANAITVVATDISGTIATDSRTITLDSSALHLAVAYPPDNKALIQQSVTVTGSIAELLASGTAKIAAKAEAATAADPTMVVSYSINDGTPGTATLTDGTYSFTVDLTSGMNTIQISAANGAGKTAQAKRTVTYQPAFSLTVSDPASDIRTPQTSYLLQGIVADNSAPVTVTITMDGQTYTPTVDSTTGAFQQQLTFSGSKVYQVSVTATDGSATLSVPRNIITVAGAGSAFTIVDALTALKASVGLVTPDQSQILRLDVAPMVSGVSVGDGMVDMEDVIIVLRKAVGLL, encoded by the coding sequence GTGACGGGGCTGACCAATGGCACCGCTTACACCTTTACGGTGACGGCTACCAATAGCGTGGGGACAGGGGCTGCATCGGCGTCTTCCAGTAGTGTGACGCCCAAGGCAACTCAGGCCATCACCTTCGCCAATCCGGGCGCCCAGAACTTCGGCACCACCCCGACCCTGTCCGCCACCGCCGATTCCGGCCTGACCGTTACCTTCACCTCGTCCACCACCGGGGTATGCACCATCACCAGCGGCGGGACGCTCACCTTCCTCACCACCGGCACCTGCACCATCAACGCCGATCAGGCGGGCAACGCCACCTATGCCGCCGCCACCACGGTCACCCAGCCCTTTGCCATCAATGCCGTGGCACCCGGCGCCCCCACCGGCGTAACGACCACGGTGAGCGACGGCCAGGCGACCGTCACCTTCAGCGCACCGGCCAGCAACGGTGGGGCGGCCATCACCGGCTATACCGTGGTTTCCACCCCGGCGGGCGGCACCGACACCAACGCCGGAAGCACGGCACTTTCCCACGTGGTTACCGGGCTCGCCAACGGCACCGCCTACACCTTCACGGTCACGGCCACCAACGGCGCCGGTACCGGCTCCGCCTCGGCCGCCACCACCAGTGCCACCCCCAGGGGGAACCAGGCCATCACCTTCAATAACCCGGGCGCCCAGAATTTCGGCAGCGCTCTGACGCTGAGCGCGACGACCAATGCGGCGGGCCAGACCGTTGCTTTCAGTTCCAGCACCACCGGTGTGTGCACCGTCAGCGGCACAACCGCCACCTTCGTGATGGCGGGGACGTGTACGATCAAGGCAGACGCTGCCGCCACCTCCAGCTATCTGGCCGCACCGACAGTCACCCAGAGCTTCTCGGTCAACGCCGTGGTTCCCGGCGCCCCCACCATCACCTCTGTCACAGGAGGTATCGGCCAGGCCATGGTGGTATTCACCGCGCCCGCCAGTAACGGCGGGGCTGCCATAACCGGCTATACCGTCACCTCCAGCCCGGACAACCTGACGGCAACGGCACTCGGCAGCCCCATTACGCTGAACGGGGTCACCAACGGCACGGCTTACACCTTCACGGTCACAGCTACCAACAGCGCGGGCACCGGCCCCGCCTCGGCCCCCTCCACAAGTTTCACCCCCAAGGGGATCCAGACCATCACCTTCGCTCAGCCTGCTGCCCAGAGTTTCGGCACCACGCCGACCCTGGCCGCCACCGCCTCCTCCGGCCTGACCGTCACCTTTACCTCCTCCACCACCGGCGTCTGCACCATCACCGGTGGAGGTGCGCTCACCTTTCTCACCACCGGCACCTGCACCATCAACGCCGCCCAGGCGGGCAACGCCGCCTATGTCGCCGCCGCGACCGTGACGTGGTCGTTCAACGTGGCGGCCGTGGTGCCCGGTGCGCCCACCATCGGCAGTGCCTCGGCGGGCGACACCCTGGCTTCGGTGACCTTCACCGCCCCGGCCTTTACCGGCGGTTCTGCCGTCACCTCCTATACCGTTACCACCAACCCCGGCGGCCTCACGGCCACCGGCACCGCCAGCCCGATTACCGTCACCGGGCTCACCAACGGCACCGCCTACACCTTCACGGTGACGGCCACCAACAACGTCGGAACAGGGGCAGCCTCCGCAGCCTCCAGCAGCGTCACCCCCAATCCGGGCCCCGCCGTGGCCAGCGTCGCCGTTCCCGCCAACGGCACCTACAAGATCGGCGACAACCTGGACTTCACCATCATCTGGGACAGCGTCGCCACCGTTACCGGCACCCCGCGCATGGCGCTGGTTATCGGCAGCAGCACGGTCTACGCCACCTATATGTCCGGCTCGGGCACCACCGCCACCCTGTTCCGCTACACCGTGACCGCCGGCCAGAGCGACAGCGACGGCATCACCGTCGGCGCCTTGACCCTCAACGGCGGCACCATCAGAAACAGCGCCAACAGCAACGCCACCCTGACCCTCACCGGTGTCGGAAACACGTCCGGTGTATTGGTCGATACCACGGCGCCGACCCTGCCGGCAGTGAACATCGTGGTCAACAACCAGTCCGATCCGCACAAGATCGTGCTGACGTTCAATAAGGCCCTCAACGCCACCACCATCGGCGCCGCCTCTGCCTGGGCGGCAGCCGCCAACGGCGGCGCCCCGATCTACGCCATCGCCGGCGCGGCGTTGACCGCCGCCAATCAGGTTACCCTGACCCTGGCTGCGGTAGACATCACCACTGCCGCCACCTTCATCACCGACAGCGCCGCCAACGCCCACCTCAGGATCACGCCGCCCGCAACCCTGGCCGACAGCGTCGGCAACACCTACGCCGCCGGTCAGGTCACGGAATCCGGTGCCGCCCATATCCTGGACACCACCCCGCCGGTCCTCGCCAGTGTCGGCATCGGCGCTGCCACCAGCACCGGCGGCACCATGACGGCTATTGCCAGCGAGAAGGCCAAGGGGTACTGGATCGCCGTTGCCGGCGGCGCCACGGCCCCCGCCGTGGCCCAGGTCAAGGCGGGCGTCGCCTACGGCGGCGTCACGGTCGTGGCCGACGGCACCGGGGCACTGCCGGCGGGCAGTGCCGGCAGCATCGCCCTGAACGGTTTAGCGCCCAGCACCGTCTACGACATCTACCTGGTGGCCGAAGACGCAGCGGGCAACGCCACGGCTGCGGTCGCCAAGGCCGTCATTACCACGGGTGCGGCCCTGAAGGTCTCGACCCTGCCCGACGGGGCGGTCACCACCGACACCACCCTCAACGTCAGCGGCACGGCGGGCACCCCGGCCAACCTCAAGAGCCTCACCATCAACGGCACCAGCGTGGCGGTGGCGGCGGACGGCAGTTTCAGCTACCCGGTCCAACTGCTGGCCGGGGCCAATGCCATCACCGTCGTCGCCACCGACATCAGCGGCACCATTGCCACCGACAGCCGCACCATCACCCTGGACAGCAGCGCGCTCCACCTGGCGGTCGCCTATCCGCCGGACAACAAGGCGCTTATCCAGCAGTCCGTCACCGTCACCGGCTCCATCGCGGAACTGCTCGCCAGCGGCACCGCCAAGATCGCGGCCAAAGCCGAGGCCGCCACCGCCGCCGATCCAACCATGGTGGTCAGCTACAGCATCAACGACGGGACGCCCGGCACCGCCACCCTGACCGACGGGACCTATTCCTTCACCGTCGATCTCACCAGCGGCATGAACACCATCCAGATATCGGCGGCGAACGGGGCGGGCAAGACCGCCCAGGCCAAGCGCACGGTCACCTACCAGCCCGCGTTCTCCCTGACGGTCAGCGACCCGGCCAGCGACATCCGCACCCCCCAGACCTCCTACCTGCTGCAAGGGATCGTGGCGGACAACAGCGCACCGGTCACCGTCACCATCACCATGGATGGCCAGACCTACACCCCCACGGTGGACAGCACCACCGGGGCCTTCCAGCAGCAGCTGACCTTCAGCGGCAGCAAGGTCTACCAGGTGAGCGTCACCGCCACCGACGGCAGCGCCACCCTTTCCGTGCCCCGCAACATCATCACCGTGGCCGGGGCCGGATCGGCCTTTACCATCGTGGACGCCCTCACGGCGTTGAAAGCGTCCGTGGGCCTCGTCACTCCGGACCAGAGCCAGATCCTCAGGCTGGATGTGGCCCCCATGGTGAGTGGCGTTTCCGTTGGTGACGGTATGGTGGATATGGAAGACGTCATCATTGTCTTGCGCAAAGCGGTCGGACTACTCTAA
- the ilvD gene encoding dihydroxy-acid dehydratase translates to MRSDTIKQGLERTPHRALLKGTGVPDSAFEKPFIGVATSFTDLIPGHSGMRDLERFIEKGVHTGGGHAFFFGIPGVCDGIAMGHKGMHYSLPTRELIADMVESVAEAHRLDGLVLLTNCDKITPGMLMAAARLNIPCIIVTAGPMMSGRSLSGRKYSFVTDTFEAMARYKAGVIDDKELKVCEDNACPGMGSCQGLFTANTMAILTETMGMSLPRCGTALAVSALKRRIAFASGEKIVELVKNDVKPRDIMTRAAFENAIRVDLALGGSSNTVLHLLAIAREAGVDLPLETFDILAKDTPQLASMNPAGEYFMEDLDVAGGVGGVLKQLGDKIKDAPTLFGLTTHQLAASIANVDEEVIRPLSNPIKKEGGIAILSGNLAPKGAVVKQSGVSAAMMLFEGTARCFDAEEKAMAAIMEGKITSGDVVVIRYEGPKGGPGMREMLAPTAAIMGMGLGDSVALVTDGRFSGGTRGPCIGHISPEAAEGGPIALVEEGDRILLDIPNRRLELLVDEATLAARRAAWKAPEAKIRTGWLARYAKLVTSAHTGAVTTAD, encoded by the coding sequence ATGCGCAGCGATACCATCAAGCAGGGACTCGAACGAACACCGCACCGGGCGCTCCTCAAGGGAACCGGCGTTCCCGACAGCGCTTTCGAAAAACCGTTCATCGGCGTGGCGACCAGCTTCACCGATCTGATTCCGGGGCACTCCGGCATGCGCGACCTGGAGCGCTTCATCGAGAAAGGGGTCCACACCGGCGGGGGCCATGCCTTCTTCTTCGGCATCCCCGGCGTCTGCGACGGCATTGCCATGGGGCACAAGGGGATGCACTACTCCCTGCCGACCCGCGAGCTGATCGCCGACATGGTGGAATCGGTGGCCGAGGCGCACCGGCTGGACGGCCTGGTGCTCCTGACCAACTGCGACAAGATCACCCCCGGCATGCTCATGGCCGCCGCGCGCCTGAACATCCCGTGCATCATCGTCACCGCCGGTCCGATGATGAGCGGCCGCAGCCTGAGCGGCCGGAAATATTCCTTTGTCACCGATACCTTCGAGGCCATGGCCCGCTACAAGGCCGGCGTGATCGACGACAAGGAGCTCAAGGTCTGCGAGGACAACGCCTGCCCCGGCATGGGCTCCTGCCAGGGGCTGTTCACCGCCAATACCATGGCCATCCTGACCGAGACCATGGGGATGAGCCTGCCCCGCTGCGGCACCGCCCTGGCGGTTTCGGCCTTGAAACGCCGCATCGCCTTTGCCTCGGGAGAGAAGATCGTCGAGCTGGTGAAAAACGACGTCAAGCCCCGCGACATCATGACCCGCGCGGCTTTCGAAAACGCCATCCGGGTCGATCTGGCCCTGGGCGGTTCGTCCAACACCGTGCTGCACCTGCTGGCCATCGCCCGGGAGGCGGGGGTGGACCTGCCGCTGGAAACCTTCGACATCCTGGCCAAGGACACCCCGCAACTGGCCTCCATGAACCCGGCCGGGGAATACTTCATGGAAGACCTGGACGTGGCCGGCGGCGTCGGCGGCGTGCTCAAACAGTTGGGGGACAAGATCAAGGATGCGCCGACCCTGTTCGGCCTGACCACCCATCAGTTGGCGGCAAGCATCGCCAACGTGGATGAAGAGGTGATCCGTCCGCTCTCGAACCCGATCAAGAAAGAGGGAGGCATCGCCATCCTCTCCGGCAACCTGGCCCCCAAGGGGGCGGTGGTCAAGCAGTCGGGCGTGTCGGCCGCCATGATGCTGTTCGAGGGGACGGCCCGCTGCTTCGATGCCGAGGAAAAGGCCATGGCCGCCATCATGGAAGGGAAGATCACCTCGGGCGACGTGGTGGTGATCCGCTATGAAGGCCCCAAGGGCGGCCCCGGCATGCGGGAGATGCTGGCTCCCACGGCGGCCATCATGGGGATGGGGCTCGGCGATTCCGTGGCCCTGGTGACCGACGGCCGTTTCTCCGGCGGCACCCGCGGACCCTGCATCGGCCACATCTCGCCGGAAGCCGCCGAGGGCGGTCCCATTGCCCTGGTGGAAGAAGGGGATCGCATTCTGCTCGATATCCCCAACCGCCGCCTGGAGCTGCTGGTGGACGAGGCTACCCTGGCCGCCCGCCGGGCCGCCTGGAAAGCGCCGGAAGCCAAGATCAGGACCGGCTGGCTGGCGCGCTACGCCAAACTGGTCACGTCGGCCCACACCGGCGCCGTAACGACGGCCGATTGA
- the ilvN gene encoding acetolactate synthase small subunit, with product MLHTISVLVENEFGVLSRVASLFSGRGFNIDSLTVAPTNEEGLSRMTIVTRGDEQILEQITKQLNKLVDVLKVIDFSDGSAIEREMILVKVTAEDENRAEVLRIVDIFRAKIIDVTPKSYTIEATGSPTKIDAILELLRPLGLKELVRTGAVAIGRGAKGWKG from the coding sequence ATGCTGCATACCATATCAGTGCTGGTTGAAAACGAATTCGGCGTACTTTCCCGCGTGGCGAGCCTTTTTTCGGGACGCGGCTTCAACATCGATTCCCTGACCGTCGCTCCGACCAACGAGGAGGGGCTCTCGCGCATGACCATCGTCACCCGCGGCGACGAACAGATCCTCGAACAGATCACCAAGCAGCTCAACAAGCTGGTCGATGTGCTCAAGGTGATCGACTTCAGCGACGGCAGCGCCATCGAGCGCGAGATGATCCTGGTCAAGGTCACGGCCGAGGATGAAAATCGCGCCGAGGTGCTGCGGATCGTGGACATCTTCCGTGCCAAGATCATCGACGTCACTCCCAAATCCTATACCATCGAGGCCACCGGCAGTCCGACCAAGATCGACGCCATCCTGGAACTGCTCCGCCCCCTGGGGTTGAAGGAACTGGTCCGCACCGGCGCCGTGGCCATCGGGCGCGGCGCCAAGGGGTGGAAAGGGTAG